The window TTTgattgaccaactcgaccgattcatcCAAGGCAACATCCCTTTAACTCATCTCATTcacaatatttaaatttttattatgaTAGCAGCATGGGTGCCTGGTGCCGCATCTACAGACGCACCCCCGTATTCCTGGGATACCATCCCGGACTCTGACCCAGAGGACGATGAGAACGCGACGGAGGAAGGAGGACCAAATCCTGACCCTCGAGAATTGGAACCTGTACCGGGCTACGAGACCGTTGTTTTTAACAGCGGTACGTTCATGTTCCACTTTACATTTCCTGCTACTCTTGGCTTTAACTATTAGAATTTCTTACATATAATAAGCTCCTGATAAAAACCACTCCACGTCGGTAATCAGAAAAGGGTGATTACAAGGCATGTTTTCCAATACCTTGGTCCCTCTTTGTAAGTGAAACGAAGTTGAACACAGTAGGTGGTGCATGCAGCTACACAATGGAACGTCTTGGTGGATATTCTCGCCAGTTGGCTCCAAAGTTGTTTTGGTCATGattagggaataaaagggtagcgacgagttcttacacggccgtttaaagccggcagggtcgaattgccgtgtgcgcgtgggttgtgtgtacgcccGCACACTTAGAAACAGATTAcgtgcgcgcttagaaatagattacgcgctgttactaaaagctatgaattgTGTTCCgggtgataatcttgcgcgcctgtcacgcggaagccagccggtcataaacactggtcattatcaaccgtttaaacacccccacgtgacgcgctctccaccaataggagtagagaaactgtctggggtattttaTTATGAATAAACTTTTAACCATAAAAAAATGGCAGGTATACCTGTATATATGCCGTCTGATTTTAAGTGGTTTAGTAAGATTTCTACATTAACTTaggctctatcaactgagctatcgagcCCTATTGTTGGTAGTCTccatatttttgtttggggtaCAAGTCAGAAACCATCCAATCTGTAACTTAtgtgtagccagggataacACCCCAAGTGTACAATACAAACTGGGAAGCGGCAGCGGATGGATAAATAGCTAGGTGCTGTGTTGTTGAGCCATTTATATTGTAAACCAAGATCTTGAAGGTTATCCTCTACCTTACCGGCAGCCAGTGAAGACCTTTTAAGCAAGGTGTGGCGTGGTCGTGCTTTTAGGTAGGGCACGACAGACGAGTTTAGCTGCCTAGTTCTGTAGCCGTTGCAGACATTATCTGCCTAACTATCATTAGGTACTATCTTATGCTTTCAGGGCCTCCCGTTCCTCCACCGGCCTATGAGCCTCCAACAGAGAGCAGTTGCCCACAGCAAATATTTGACTCGTAAGTATAATCTCCTTATCCTCCAGTTTGATCAAGGTTCTTTAGCGGGGAAAAGGTCAACAAAATACACATGACCAGGCGTGGATTAAAGATTTTTACTTTGGGATGAGGGGAGGTGTCTCccaaaatacaattgttgtacatgtaaacaAGACACTTGGCCATTCTTTCTTGGTCCTTTTGAAAGGACGTAAAGCGGTAGGTCCCTTGTATTGCGTAATGCACACGTTACAGATATcataagagaaggggtttgccctggtgtttctggtaaAGGCGGTTGAATCCGCCGCAGCACCCTATAAAACCCTATtagaaggtgctacataaatgggtctcataatgCAATAAATTAGCTTATCCTGCTGAAATACAATGGATGAGTGCTTTGATATGCCCATAGATGTATGAAAAAGCATTTGATAAGAGCCCAGTAAAATTGGTTTTAAGTAAGGATGTTTGAcctcccaaattattacaaTATTGTTATAACTTTCAATTTCTTGGCTGGGATTGCTCATCTTTTCATTTCAGCAATGACGGAATAGGGGAGGAGGCTGTGAGAGCAGCCATCTTGGCCTTCGTTGACAAACACTGTTGCTATGGTTCCAGACCAGCCAAGAACATGAACATCACTAGGACCATACCAACTCACGCGTTTCATGTAAGTTCGACTTGTACAATGGAGCAtaagttaagcccggttcatacttcctgcgaatgtgaatgcaaagcgaatattgatgtcacaaattcttATCGAATACTTCGCAACAGTTGAGCTGTGCTCAATTCGTTGCAGTTTGCACAATTAAAGCAAAACTCACAGAGAGCTCTTGAAACCCACATTAGGAGCATTGCCAGAGCCatgctttataataataaaaaaaaaacaagaaataccCAGAGAAACTACTTGTAAGGTCTTTTTTTCCTGCTAAAAGCTAGACGGAATAAAGAAGGTCCAAAGGTCGCGAACTTTGTAATGAATATGTAAAAGAGAAAGTTACATTCAGCCTGGTTCTACTTCCTGCGACTGGGATTGCAACACAAATTTTGTCGCCACATGgctcgcaggagttgagcacatttcaactgatgaaAATTAGTCGTTGCCAATTTgtggtgtcaaaatttgtatggcattcgcaagaagtatgaactgggctcaTGTCTCCAGAACACTGAGGGCGGGGGCGCACCTTGAATTCCTATATGTACAACTACCTCACAGCGCACACCCTTGTCATGTTATCTaaggaattgttttgtttttctttgacagTATCTCTTAGAAACCTTCAATGAGTCAAGGACAACAAGTCGTAAGTTCCTGCCTTATAGAGGTGGAATAGTGGACGGGCCGCTAAATGGTGCCCCACCGCCGCCATGGTCGATGCACTGCATGCCGAATACAATGTTTGATACACACGAGAAGCAACTGGAAGTCCCACACACATCATATCTTAAGGTATGCAAAAGCTTGATGGAGTAGCGAAGGTCCAAAGGTCGCAGGAttaaacttttatccttttaaAGAATATGAGAAGCAACTGGTCCCACACACATCATATCTTAAGGTACGCAATCAAGAAGAACAGTTCATAAATAGGATGTTGATCCACTGTATACCACAACATGGCTACTATTACCAGAAGCCTGTTAGAAATGCAGTGACAGCATTCACTTCTggagaattgtttttttttctgtctgtattctttttaaaatttaaaaaaagttgtccgtacatttcaaatttgttattaattctccACTAAGTGTTTGACTTTTGAAATGTCGATTAAAGCTTACATGGTGGTTCTACGTTTTTCAAacgaccaaatatcatgcctgcactATGTGACCTCAAGTGAGAACTATTGTTTCAGcttatttctttttaaactgacttggttacaGACTTGCCATCGTTGTGCTGGGGCAGGTTTTGTACAGTGTGGGCGCTGTCATGGTCGAGGCAGGGTAAGTTTAGTGTATTGTACAAATGTATTTCTAGTCCTGTCCCAACGCTAGTtctgctgggaaaaaaacccattcAGCAACTCAATGAGATTTGcatttatacttttaaaatcacACTTATAAAATGTAGCAGACGTGGGGTCATCAGCAGACGTGGGGAAATCATCACATTCATGGCACATTAATAGAGTTATTTCCCACTAaatttgtggggtttttttcctCCTTTTACTCATCACCCATacacaaaataactattatattaactatttttgtatgaGTTGTAATTTTAACTGTATTTTGGCCACTGGCTACGAGTGTTAAAAACAATAGACTGTCTATCTATCTATCAGCCTGTTTACCTCTGCTTTATTCAGGCACACACATTGATCGTTCACTCATAAAGTTCTTAAATTGGCTGTCTgactttttttgtgcttttttagGTTCGTTGTTCTTCATGTAGTGGGAGTGGAAGAAGAACTGTTCATAGGAACGGGAAATCTAGACGAGTGTCTTGTTCCTGGTGCCATGGCTCGGGTAGAAGAAGGTATTTTTCTAATTACTATTACAAAAATCACTGTTATACCTGATGACACCCAATACATGTATACCTGACAAACCTCTGACATGCTATGCACGCTATGGTGTGGTAACCCATGCCATGCCACACTTGCCTGTATTCCACGGGGATAAGAGATGTAAAAAAGGCACAGTCTGAAAAAGGCCTAGTGCGTCAGTGCCACAGACTGCCACGGGTAGAAGAACAACCGTTAAAGTACATAACCTTTGCAAATATTGGCACAAATTTCATTCCCACAAGACCTAAGAATCAGGGTGCATCTTTTTAAAACCCTTCCTATTGTTTTTTCCAGATGTACACGGTGTGGAGGAGATGGCAGAGTGACTTGCCCAACTTGTAGCGGATTTCGCACGCTTCGTCATTTTATTCTCCTTTCAGTCAAGTAGTAAGTTGGAAGTTGTCTGCTCTTGATACTAGATCAATGCACTCTGCTAATACTGCCACTTTCTGACAAAGAAAGGATGCTATCCCACTCAAGTAAGATGTCAGCTCAGAAAGCCATTTTCACTGTTTGATTCATTTCAATGCAATCAACATAATTAGATTTCCAAATTGGTGAATAAAGGGGAgaataacaatacaatacaatacaataggcatttatatagcgccctacAAAGATCTGAGCATTTGaaccaattaaaaacaaacattttagtCAAAGACAGTCATGAGCtggtgaagaaaaacaaattaattaaattttttgtGAGAgtacttttttttggggggggggggaatctgtTAAAAGATTAAGGAAAAAACTATAGGGCATTTATAATGCACTATTGATCATGTCACATATTCTGAGGcgcatgttttttttactacaaGTATGCTTGCTTAGTTTTTGAATATTGAGACCCTATtttttataagggtttacaatgtgATGTTGCACAATCTACTGCCTTACTATGCTAGAAACATGGGAGCCAAGCCTTCTTTTAACAATAAGTGTATGtttgggggtgttttttttttcttcaataccCAACACACAGAAACAATAGCggttctgctgatcagaaacaccagagcttaagtccATTGTGCTAGTAGTGAGTTGGTTTGACTATGTGTCGTTGAGATAATTGGACActtgttatatatttttatttgaccAGCGTCAACAATTTTTCTGACTACATCTTGGAGCGTTCTGATATGCCTGACGAGCTGATAAGAGACGTCAGTGGGCAGGTTGTCTTTGAGCAGACGCTCCCTTTTGTAAgtaataaattaattttaatgtaaaccacaagggaaactgactgggtaaatttttaaatgacttttggggttgaacaaagaattgactaaagtgggattcgaaccaacgacctccggattaacgtgccggcgctctaccaactgagctatctagccctatattggcggtgtccctattttgtcaatatctttgttcggggtgccagtcagaagcca of the Asterias rubens chromosome 3, eAstRub1.3, whole genome shotgun sequence genome contains:
- the LOC117287889 gene encoding protein SSUH2 homolog isoform X1; this translates as MPITQLTTAQQGAPSPGYGAPQQQGYGALQQQGYGAPQQQSYGAPQPQGYGAPQQQGYGAPQQQGYGAPQQQGYGAPQQQGYGAPHQQGYGAPQPQGQEPPPGYGAPPPTQPSGAAAWVPGAASTDAPPYSWDTIPDSDPEDDENATEEGGPNPDPRELEPVPGYETVVFNSGPPVPPPAYEPPTESSCPQQIFDSNDGIGEEAVRAAILAFVDKHCCYGSRPAKNMNITRTIPTHAFHYLLETFNESRTTSRKFLPYRGGIVDGPLNGAPPPPWSMHCMPNTMFDTHEKQLEVPHTSYLKTCHRCAGAGFVQCGRCHGRGRVRCSSCSGSGRRTVHRNGKSRRVSCSWCHGSGRRRCTRCGGDGRVTCPTCSGFRTLRHFILLSVKYVNNFSDYILERSDMPDELIRDVSGQVVFEQTLPFVWPISQYPVTEVNENSVRLVSEHRTAWPYAKTLHQRQTLRSVPVTEAHYDWKDVSTRFWVYGFEHKVHAPDYPHQCCWGCNVL
- the LOC117287889 gene encoding protein SSUH2 homolog isoform X2, with translation MPITQLTTAQQGAPSPGYGAPQQQGYGALQQQGYGAPQQQSYGAPQPQGYGAPQQQGYGAPQQQGYGAPQQQGYGAPQQQGYGAPHQQGYGAPQPQGQEPPPGYGAPPPTQPSGAAWVPGAASTDAPPYSWDTIPDSDPEDDENATEEGGPNPDPRELEPVPGYETVVFNSGPPVPPPAYEPPTESSCPQQIFDSNDGIGEEAVRAAILAFVDKHCCYGSRPAKNMNITRTIPTHAFHYLLETFNESRTTSRKFLPYRGGIVDGPLNGAPPPPWSMHCMPNTMFDTHEKQLEVPHTSYLKTCHRCAGAGFVQCGRCHGRGRVRCSSCSGSGRRTVHRNGKSRRVSCSWCHGSGRRRCTRCGGDGRVTCPTCSGFRTLRHFILLSVKYVNNFSDYILERSDMPDELIRDVSGQVVFEQTLPFVWPISQYPVTEVNENSVRLVSEHRTAWPYAKTLHQRQTLRSVPVTEAHYDWKDVSTRFWVYGFEHKVHAPDYPHQCCWGCNVL